The sequence TGTACACCTCAGTTTCCcaattttgtaaaaaagaaaagtaggctGTGCTCTTTACCTACGTACTCTCTGTTGATAGTTCGTTAGCTAATACACCTTTTAAAGTGCTAATCATCTGAAGGCATTAGTAATAATTCTGTTGCTGCAGTTTACTTTGCATTTCAAGATCGGTATCTTCATGACAGTACAGATCTCATTTAGCCTACCGGCTCAATGCTGTCAGCCACACCCATGTTTTCCAGCAGTTAGGTTACTTTATCCAAAATAGTATTTTGAGTTTCATTTCTGGACCATGGTGAACATCTGAAATGGCATCCTCTCCCTTCAGGCTGCTGAACTCGTCTTTATGTTCTGCAGGCACCCGAGCAGTGATAGTGTGGCCCAGACTCCTGAATTACTACGGCGGTACCCCTTGGAGGACCACTCCGAGTTTCCCCTGCCCCCAGATGTAGTGTTCTTCTGCCAGCCCGAGGGCTGTCTGAGTGTGCGTCAGCGGCGCATGAGTCTGCGGGATGACACTTCTTTCGTCTTCACCCTCACTGACAAGGACACTGGAGTCACTCGTTATGGCATCTGTGTTAACTTCTACCGCTCCTTCCAGAAGCGTATGCctaaagaaaagggggaaggtGGGGCAGGGTCCCGTGGGAAGGAAGGATCCCGTGCCACTTGTGCATCAGAAGAGGTTGGCACTGAGACCTCAGAGACCGGCCTGTCCTTGCAACCCCCCAGTGCTGACCCCGCCCCCGATGTGAATCAGTCTCCTCGGGTCAAACCCCGGGCCAAGGCAGGGAGCCGTTCACGCAATAGTACTCTGACATCCCTGTGTGTGCTCAGCCACTATCCCTTCTTCTCCACCTTCCGAGAATGTCTGTACACCCTCAAACGTCTTGTGGACTGCTGCAGTGAGCGGCTGCTGGGCAAGAAACTGGGCATCCCTCGAGGCATACAAAGGTACAGTCTGCTGCTGACACtcagaagagagggaagcagttaGAGATGAGTCGGTTTGTGAGGGGCAGGAAATTTCCTCTGAAGCCTGAGGTCCTTCGTATGGCTAGAATGAAGTGTTGTCTTAGACCGTGTTGTAcgtttaagaataaatttttgttaaaagaaagaaatcggTCAATCATTAAAAAACATAGCCTGCGGTCCTTCATACACCTCTTTAAGCATATTGTATTAGTCCTTTCTAAGGAAAAAGTGCTACAGAGTTAGACTGCCTAACATAATAATGTTTGGAGTTCGATGTTTCATGCAGGCAGGAATATAAGTCctcatatgtatacatttttacatttgttctCTTGGATATACCCTCCAGCCCTAGCTGAGCCCAAAGATCGGGCTTTTCCGATATCATTTTTACTGTGTGGCTACTGTATTGTGTTGCAGTAGGGTATCAGCTCCTGGTGCTTATGTGTCTGTTTCCTGCTGTCTGCTCCTCAGGGACACTATGTGGCGCATCTTTACTGGATCATTGCTAGTGGAGGAGAAGTCAAGTGCCCTTCTTCATGACCTTCGAGAGATTGAGGCCTGGATCTATCGATTGCTTCGTTCCCCAGTGCCCGTCTCTGGGCAGAAGCGAGTAGACATTGAGGTCCTACCCCAGGAGCTCCAACAGGCTCTGACCTTTGCTCTTCCAGACCCTTCTCGATTCACCCTGGTGGATTTCCCACTGCACCTTCCCTTGGAACTTCTGGGTGTGGATGCCTGTCTTCAGGTGCTAACCTGCATCCTCTTAGAGCACAAGGTGAGAGAGCCAGCTTTCTAGACCTTTAAGGACGGAGCCtacatctttttcatctttttgtccCTAGAAGGTAACATATGCCAGGTATACAGGAGGCATCGTCTAGTTGTGGGCTGGATTAAGGTACTCTCGGTGGAATGTATTCAGAGGGTCTGCCACTCAATTGAATTATCCTTAACTAGACTGACCTAATTCTCCGGAAATATCAGTAGTTCTGTTCCGATGAGTGGTCCTGAAATTTGGGGGGAACAAGAACCAGGAAGGTAAGGCATGGGGCAGAGATCACTGTGAAAGCTGTGTTCGTGGAGCCCTATGCGTGGTGAGATGGAAATTAAATGGTAGCGCTGGAAACTGTTTTCTCATCCCTGTTATTCTTGCTGTTGAACGATCCTTGTGGGATGGCTTGCGGCAGGTGGTGCTACAGTCCCGAGACTACAATGCCCTCTCCATGTCTGTGATGGCATTTGTGGCGATGATCTACCCACTGGAGTATATGTTTCCTGTAATCCCACTGCTGCCCACCTGCATGGCATCGGCAGAACAGGTGAGTGCAGGTGCTTTCTGGCTTTGTCACCTCTACTTTCCAGCTCTGTCCAGCTCTGAGGGAGATCAGTGCTGAGAAGTTGTAAATCAGTACTCATCTTCCTTCCCTTATTATAACTTACATGTCCGTAAACCATGACCTAACTTGAACTGATTTGATGTCAAAACTtgtgttatttttggtttttactttcaaagtaaatgttgggacgcctgggtggctcagtcggttaagcatttgccttccactcaggtcatgatcccagggtcctgggatcgagccccatgtaaggctccccgctcagtggggagcctgcttctccctctgcctgccattcctccttGCTCAAGCCCCCCCGcccatgaataaatgaaaattttttttaaaaagtaaatgctaATAATTATAGGTTTCTGGCTACACTGTTGTAGGTGTTATATAATGTATAGAATATACACTGTTACCTCTCTAAAATCTGAAAACTTGTGAATACAGAAACACACCTACCCTCAAGAGTTTTGGAAAAGAGATTATGGACCTGGATTTCCTTATCTAAAAAGATTCTGATTCTTTAAGTGATCAAAATagatttagtttttgtttcttaccctcttttttcttcccacagCTGCTGTTGGCTCCAACTCCATACATCATCGGGGTCCCTGCCAGCTTCTTCCTCTACAAGCTGGACTTCAAAATGCCTGATGACGTATGGCTGGTGGATCTGGACAGCAATAGGGTGAGGTTCTTGGCCGAGGGACTATAGATTCTAGAAGaggattgtgttttctttttctagatccttCCCAGGAAGGTCCTCAGTTAGGTGATTTCTCTTGTGTGACTcattgaaacaatttttttaaatgcttagctTTTGCTTTATTGGCTTAATAGGCCCTGGTTAGAACTCAAAGGAGTGTCAGATTTAGTTTTGCCGGAGTGAAGTGCTGCCCTGCATCTGGGAGCAGTAAGGCGGTTGTGATCGTGGGAACACAACATACAGTGTAGCTCACCTGATGGTTCTCCTGGGCTATGGTTTCTAGTGAGAAAGTGTCTTTCAATGCAGACTTAAAATGCATATTAATATTCTGTGGCACGAGTACATTCAGACTTCAGCAGTAACCCTTATATGTGTTCgttgtaaaactttaaaaatccaaataagtataaataaataaaaaccacagcaCTAGCATGTAGAGGTAGTCACCAGTAACACCGaggtgtatttctttttatttacgtatgtgtgtattttaaatatatgtctaTACATGATATACATACTCACATATGGGTGAAAATACCGTGTATACAACTTACTATTTTTGTTACCTCCTCTATGTAAGAGTAACTCCTGAGTAATTCCAAAGTCAtgcctcttttttgtttttctggtgcaGGTGATTGCCCCCACCAATGCAGAAGTGCTCCCAACCCTGCCAGAACCAGAATCATTAGAGCTGAAGAAGCATCTGAAGCAGGTgggtgaagagagaagaaaaggaagggagcaGTGGCTACTCTAGGGCGGCCTGGAGGCTGTAGCTGTTCTAAGAGCCACTTTCCTTTCAGACGTCAAGTGGATTAGATTTTCTTAGCTAAGAAGAGGTGTGTCCCATTTCTGGGTATCAGGATGAATCTGAAAAAGGgcttttagatttttgttttttaaagatttatttagtttgagagaaagtgtgcatggggagggggaggagcacaggaagagaatctcaagcagactccccagtgattTCAgcgcctaatgtgggactcgatctcacaaccctgtgatcatggcctgacccgaaaccaagagttggacattcagcccactgagccacacagatgcccctcaTGTCTGCCATTCTTTATGGCCTTAGAGCATTCTGTCTGTCTTGTAAGGAAGGAGCTAGTCATTTGGACAATCTGACtcctttcatattttccttttgaattgaTCCCTAGGTCCCCATAAATGCTTTCTTCAAAAATTCCTCTCTTGAGTAATCCTTTCAATACATttttcattgattgattttcttcctcttctgcatGCCGAGCACAGTACCTGAAGGTAACATGTGGCAGGgccccatttcttcttcctcttgtaTGTGTTATGTAGGACCACCAGTAGACAGCTCCATATTTCTTTATAGGAATCCTTGTTCTCATTCGAAGGGTCTTTAGGAACCTCTGTGTTGTCTTAGCTGTTCAGCAGTACCTCTAGATATCTGTCTGGGCTCAAATGGGTCATTCTGTagcatccctctccctctcacttgcTTCATCCCCACTGATGTAATACAGTGTCTTGTTACTGCCGGGACTGGTGAGGATTGCAAGTTGAGAcagttctctgcctgcctttgctgTGTTTTCGTTCTTGATGATTGCTTTAGTATGGCTAATAAGATGGAGAGGTTGATATGTAGAATTGTACTTCAAATGTTTATAGGAGTTAAGATCCCTGGGCTCGTTACTCCTGTGTTCTTACCCCTGCTACTTGAAATGTGATTCACGGACCAGGAGCATTACCATTGCCTGTGGTTGTTAAAAGTGCGGAATCACCCCAGATATATtgaaccagaatctgcatttttaacaatattccCAGGTGACTCCTGTGCTCGTTAATATTTAAGAAGCATTGCTGGTCTAGACTGAAAAACATTTCATgactaaaataaatttggaaactaTTGCCCTGGGTTCCATATTTGATTAAGTTGCCTTGAGCCAGGTTGGCTTAAACTGAAAGCCTGTATAATTCAGATTATCTTCTGAAGGTTAAAGTATTTGGATTCTTATGTCAAAGACTCTTTCCTAGGAGATGACTGCCTAGCTACCCAGGAATCTGCTGCGCTCCATAGGGGATTTCCTGTTGTTCCACAGGCCCTTGCCAGCATGAGTCTCAACACCCAGCCCATCCTCAATCTGGAAAAATTCCACGAAGGCCAAGAGATCCCCCTTCTCTTGGGAAGGCCTTCTAACGACCTGCAGTCCACACCTTCCACTGAATTCAACCCACTCATCTATGGCAATGATGTGGATTCTGTGGATGTTGCAACGAGGTACGACTAAGTTGACTGGATAATCACGTGCTCTTCAACTGGGTTCTGTTCTATCAGTAGCTGCATGTGCCACCTTAGTGAAAGCAAAGAGAAGTTCTGGTTCCTCATACTCTCAGGCCTTTTAGACCTTGAGTGCAGAGAGATCGATGCTTGTTTAAGATCCTTCTCCCTGTGAAGTGCTGGCTTGGGGAGGTGGTCTGAGACCTCAGACTACAGTCGTCCTTACGGTGCAGGGTGCGGGACTCGGATCATCTCACCATCCCCTTCTTCCCCAGAGTGGCCATGGTCCGTTTCTTCAACTCCCCCAACGTGCTGCAGGGCTTCCAGATGCACACACGTACCCTGCGTCTCTTCCCTCGGCCCGTGGTAGCTTTTCAAGCTGGCTCCTTTCTAGCCTCACGTCCCCGGCAGACTCCTTTTGCAGAGAAGCTGGCCAGAACTCAGGCCGTGGAGTACTTCGGAGAATGGATCCTGAACCCCACCAACTACGCCTTCCAGCGAATCCACAACAGTGAGCGCACCTGCCCCACCTTCTGCCTTTATCCCCTGATGGCCcttccctttgcctttctttGGGGCAGCTTTGACCTGCCCCTTCCATTCCCGTTTAGCCTTAGACTTTTTCCTATCTTTCTTTTATgctcttcttgttttatttttttcctccttgttgctaactctgttctttctctttgggTAGACATGTTTGATCCAGCCCTGATTGGTGACAAGCCGAAGTGGTATGCCCATCAGCTACAGCCCATCCATTATCGAGTCTATGATAGCAACTCCCAGCTGGCCGAGGCACTGAGTGTGCCCCCAGAGCGCGACTCTGACTCTGAGCCCACTGATGACAGGTGAGCGGCAGAACCGATTTTTAAGGTACAAAGGAGGCGCTCACTGGCCTTTATTGAGCACAGTGGCAAAGCCTCGTGGGACTTAGATATTGGTCTTTGAAGCCgtggttatatttttattaattgttttgtgttagcttacttattttatcttgtttcctGGCCTCAAGTTAAGAgcactcctctttttttttcccccaaggttttttttttgtttttattttttttaagatttatttattcatttgagagagagagagaaagagcacatggaggggcagagggagaggaggagaagcagactctgcagttagtggagtggggcttgatccccgaccccgaaatcatgacctgagccagaaatcgagagttggacccttaaccaactgagccacccaggcaccccctccccccctttttaaaaagttttaaattttaatttcattgtagttaacatatagcattatattagtttcaggtgtacaatacagtgattcagcaattcgaCACATTAGTCAGTGCTTATCGTGATAAATGTACTCTAATTCTCATCACCtgttccaccccccaccctcctcccctccagtagCCGTCAGCTTGTTCTGTATTAAGAATTTctttctggggagcctgggtggctcagtgggttaaagcctttgcctttggctcaggtcatgcatgatctcagggtcttgggatcaagccgggcatcggactccctgctcagcggggagcctgcttcctcctctctctgtctttctctgcctgcctccctgtctacttgtgatctatcaaataaataaataaaaacctttaaaaaaagattctaagaatttctttcttggtttgtctttttttttttcctttgtttaattgttttgtttcttaaattctgcatatgggtgaaatcatatggtatttttctttccctgacttatttcacttagtattatactctggttctatccatgttgttgcagatggcaagatttcattcctttttatggctgagtaatactcctgtgtgtgtatgtgtgtgtgtgtatgagagtccttgcttttttatttttcctaatgctGATCACtgattctttttcccttccctttccttccattgtatttttatttttgtttctatttttgggCTCTTCACTCTGCAGTGGCAGCGATAGTATGGATTATGATGACTCAAGCTCTTCTTACTCCTCCCTTGGTGACTTTGTCAGTGAAATGATGAAGTGTGACATCAATGGTGATACTCCCAGTAAGTGTACTTGGGGACACTGGCTCGCTCCGGGCAGTGTTTGGGGCTCTGGGACCGTGCGGTCTGTACCTGCCCCCTTGGGTTTCTGCAGATGTGGATCCGTTGACGCACGCGGCGCTGGGGGATGCCAGCGAGGTGAAGATCGATGAGCTGCAGAACCAGAAGGAATCCGAGGAAGCGGGCCCGGACAGCGAGAACTCTCAGGAAAACCCGCCGCTGCGCTCCAGCTCCAGCACCACCGCCAGCAGTAGCCCCAGCACCGTCATCCATGGAGCTAATGCTGTGCGTGGCGACTTGGAAGGGTGGATGAGTGCGAGCTGTTACTGGGCACGTGGGCTGCACCTCTGTCAGTCGAGGCGGAAGCTGTTAATTTGCCGCTTCAcattcttcctgtcttcctctccaTGGGTCTCCTCGCGTAGAGCCTAGGAGACACAGAAGGAGCTCACTGGGCTTTGTTCAGGACTTAGCTAAGATTCCCCCCTTGCATAGTTTGTGGCACAGACACCAGGGGTGTCACAGAgatcttctttctctcattcccttAGGATAGGAGATGGGAACCTGATAGGCCTGGCTTGGCCCTGCTAATCTGAGAATACAGGAAGGTATTGCTGGGCACCAGGTGactagtttttatttaatgtgcCCTTTAGGAACCTGCCGATTCAACGGAGGTGGACGATAAGGCATCAGTAGGCGTCTCCAAGCCCCTCTCTGCCGTGCCTCCCAGCATGGGCAAATCGAACATGGACAGGCGCCAGACAGAAATCGGAGAGGGGTCAGTGCGCCGGCGAACCTATGACAATCCATACTTCGAGCCCCAGTATGGCCTTCCCCCTGAGGAAGATGATGATGAGCAGGGGGAAAGTTACACTCCCCGATTCAGCCAACATGTCAATGGCAATCGGTGAGAGCCTGGGGATTCCTTCTAGATGGGTGACTGAAGGACCGCACTGCAGTGGACCCCGGGTGAGGGTTAATCAGAAAGTTGGAGAAGTCCAAATGCTCTGGTTGCCCTCCGTCCCAGGCTGGTGCTTTGATCTAGGCATATACGAGTTGTGGGAAGGGAGCCATGATGGCAGTGCAGGCCAGGCCCACACTCCCAAGACTAGGTACCCTTGCCTGGGGCTCACAGGTGCCACTGTGCATTCAAGGGCTCAAAAGCTGCTGCGGCCCAACAGCTTGAAACTGGCAAGCGACTCCGAGGCAGAGTCTGACTCTCGCGCAAGCTCACCCACCTCCACCATCTCCAACAACAGCACCGAGGGCTTCGGGGGCATCATGTCTTTTGCCAGTAAGTGCCTTCAGCTCTCCTGTCTCTGTCCCGTTTGGTCTGCAATAGAGCCTGGCCATGGTGGGTGCTGCTTAGAACCTCAGGTGTAGGGCTGGACTGTTGGTATCGAGCCTCAGTCCAGCTTGTTCGGGTGACAATGAATAAGGTATTTTCCAGGGAGGACAGTAAAGGACAGGGACAGATTAGTCTCTCTCCCCGGAGGTTTCAGTCTATCTCAGGTAAGATAGCAGTCAACTGAGAGTCGTTGTATTAAACGTCATATGTTTTGTGGAAATACAATGGTCAAATTGGGTTTGGGTTCTGTATACCTTTTTTGCCTGGTGAAGGACTTTTTCATGAACACACTTGGAAATCTGTATGAGGAGTGTATATGAGGTTGACTTTTGTGCCTAGAGAATATGGCCGGAAATGCGGGGTGGTGTCAGTTAAAGATTAAGGACAGACCAGGGACCGGAGAGAGCCAGCATCAGGAATAATTATGACTGAGTTTTTTCAGAAGCCAGGTAAGGGCAGCGTCAACATCTGACCAAAAGTGCATGAAGTCAGCTTTCACACCGAGCTAGCGGTTGGTGAGAGACTTGGCTGTTACCAGGGGAGATGGTCAGAGAAAGTTGTTACTGGGTTTTGAACAATCCTGGCAGCTGCCCCTTTGGTTGCCCTAAATTACAGACTTGGTCTTTTCTGTGGTAGATCAGAGGTACCGGGGCTGtgcttgaaaaggaagaagatggagCTGATGGTGCAGTCATCAGCTTTGATTCTCTGTGCTCCTAACTCATCGCTCTCACACCCTCCCCTTGACAGGCAGCCTATATCGAAACCACAGTACGAGCTTCAGTCTTTCAAACCTCACACTGCCCACCAAAGGTGCGAGAGAGAAGACCACACCCTTCCCCAGTCTGAAAGGTAACTGCAGCCCTCCTTCCGCCGAACCAGGATTCTCCAGGAGATATCTCAGGCCTACGGGTGCTTGTCAGGAACCCTGTGTATGATGGCTCATTTGATCTGGCTGTGGCCCCTCATACCGCTTCTCATGGCTTTCACTGCTCATGATGGGCTCTGACTGGTTTTCAGATGGGAATGGTCTCTGTAGCTGGAGAGGAGGCTCTGCTGTGTCATTTAGGATACCAGCGGCTGTGCCATAACTGCTTCTGGGGCGATCCATAAGGGGTCATGAGCTGCCACCAATCATCTGCCAGCTTCTTGCTGCATGAGCAGAggagggctctgtcccagggagCTGGCCCGCCGGGGGATGGTTGCGAGAGCCTGGCACTGTTTACAGAGCCAAGAAGCCTCTCACTTTGACTTCACGTCGATGGGCCCTGTGGGTGGGCCAGGTAGTATTGGTTGGCTTCTAAGAACAGTTATGATCTTATTTGATTTTCGTTTGTGAGCTTGGAGGGTCTGAAGGGCTCTTCGGAATTTACTCTCTTgacgtttgtttgttttctctggctATTGGGctgaaatatttaattacagTAGAGAGCATAGTGAGAAGAgctccatatatattttaactgaCTTCTCTCCCCAGTGATTAAAAACTCCGGCAATCAAAGAAGTGTTCTCTGATGGGGATGGGAACATAGGGTAGGTGGGCAAAGAGACGTGATAGCTAGAGGTGTAGGGGGCTAACTAGCACTGTGGCACGAATCCACACACAACTCAGTAGCTTAGGAAGAGGGTTAGTCACTGGCTTCATGTGATGTAGTTGGGGAGGAAAGCGGTTGAAATGCCTTCATCGCATGCGGCCGCCTCACTCATCTGCTGCCCCTCTCGCTCCCATCCGCCTCCGGCCTCACACGCCCACCCCACTTCCCATGACAGCATCTGCAAGATGGGTCTCCTCTCTCGGCCTCCTGGCAGGCCCTCTGGACCCCGTGCGAGATGTTTCATGAAAACCAGCAGTCCCTCTTTCATGCATGTGCCTGTTCAGTACCTGAAGGTCCCTCGTGTCATTTACCCTGCCCCTGGCTTTTAGAGACCATAGCCCTAAGGACGGTCTTTCCTAGAGCCTTGGTGGTTTCCTGATCTCTTGGCTTCCAGCTCTGAGGTGCCTGAGAACTACGGTTATGTGCACTAAGCTTTGGGAGAATCCTCAGGTGGTCTGACATACAGCTCCATTGAGGGGAACAGGGGTTGTGGTATCACGGTGCACCTACTAACTGTGTATTTTGTGTCCCAGTATTTGGGCTAAATACTCTAATGGAGATTGTTACTGAAGCCGGCCCCGGGAGTGGTGAAGGTGGGTCTTGCCCGTGAGCTGtgcatgatcttttttttttcctagcatcTTCCGTGCCTGCCTGAGGGCCATCCTCCGCACGGAGCAAGCAGTGTCCCATGAGTGACCTGCCTTGCCCCTCCCCCGTGACGCCCGTGCTTGCCCGTGGGGCGCTGCTGGTGCATGTGGAGTGGCCTGAGTCTCCATCCCCACCTCCTCCACATTGCCATGGCTGGTTTCGACCTATGTGTGATGGCCCGGGGCCACCCTCGCCCAGCCCTT comes from Mustela erminea isolate mMusErm1 chromosome 9, mMusErm1.Pri, whole genome shotgun sequence and encodes:
- the MADD gene encoding MAP kinase-activating death domain protein isoform X38, whose amino-acid sequence is MVQKKKLCPRLLDYLVIVGARHPSSDSVAQTPELLRRYPLEDHSEFPLPPDVVFFCQPEGCLSVRQRRMSLRDDTSFVFTLTDKDTGVTRYGICVNFYRSFQKRMPKEKGEGGAGSRGKEGSRATCASEEVGTETSETGLSLQPPSADPAPDVNQSPRVKPRAKAGSRSRNSTLTSLCVLSHYPFFSTFRECLYTLKRLVDCCSERLLGKKLGIPRGIQRDTMWRIFTGSLLVEEKSSALLHDLREIEAWIYRLLRSPVPVSGQKRVDIEVLPQELQQALTFALPDPSRFTLVDFPLHLPLELLGVDACLQVLTCILLEHKVVLQSRDYNALSMSVMAFVAMIYPLEYMFPVIPLLPTCMASAEQLLLAPTPYIIGVPASFFLYKLDFKMPDDVWLVDLDSNRVIAPTNAEVLPTLPEPESLELKKHLKQALASMSLNTQPILNLEKFHEGQEIPLLLGRPSNDLQSTPSTEFNPLIYGNDVDSVDVATRVAMVRFFNSPNVLQGFQMHTRTLRLFPRPVVAFQAGSFLASRPRQTPFAEKLARTQAVEYFGEWILNPTNYAFQRIHNNMFDPALIGDKPKWYAHQLQPIHYRVYDSNSQLAEALSVPPERDSDSEPTDDSGSDSMDYDDSSSSYSSLGDFVSEMMKCDINGDTPNVDPLTHAALGDASEVKIDELQNQKESEEAGPDSENSQENPPLRSSSSTTASSSPSTVIHGANAEPADSTEVDDKASVGVSKPLSAVPPSMGKSNMDRRQTEIGEGAQKLLRPNSLKLASDSEAESDSRASSPTSTISNNSTEGFGGIMSFASSLYRNHSTSFSLSNLTLPTKGAREKTTPFPSLKVFGLNTLMEIVTEAGPGSGEGNRRALVDQKSSVIKHSPTVKREPPSPQGRSSNSSENQQFLKEVVHSVLDGQGVGWLNMKKVRRLLESEQLRVFVLSKLNRSVQSEDDARQDAIPDVEVSRKVYKGMLDLLKCTVLSLEQSYAHAGLGGMASIFGLLEIAQTHYYSKEPDKRKKSPTESVNTPVGKDPGLSGRGDPKAMAQLRVPQLGPRAPSAAGKGPRELDTRSLKEENFVASVELWNKHQEVKKQKALEKQRPEVIKSVFETEEKKSQISADSGVSLTSGSQRTDPDSVIGVSPAVMVRSSSQDSEVSTVSNSSGETLGADSDLSSNAGDGPGGEGSAHLASSRGTLSDSEIETNSATSTIFGKAHSLKPSVKEKLVGSPVRSSEDVSQRVYLYEGLLGRDKGSMWDQLEDAAMETFSISKERSTLWDQMQFWEDAFLDAVMLEREGMGMDQGPQEMIDRYLSLGEHDRKRLEDDEDRLLATLLHNLISYMLLMKVNKNDIRKKVRRLMGKSHIGLVYSQQINEVLDQLANLNGRDLAIRSSGSRHMKKQTFVVHAGTDTNGDIFFMEVCDDCVVLRSNIGTVYERWWYEKLINMTYCPKTKVLCLWRRNGSETQLNKFYTKKCRELYYCVKDSMERAAARQQSIKPGPELGGEFPVQDMKTGEGGLLQVTLEGINLKFMHSQFLKLKKW
- the MADD gene encoding MAP kinase-activating death domain protein isoform X4, with the protein product MVQKKKLCPRLLDYLVIVGARHPSSDSVAQTPELLRRYPLEDHSEFPLPPDVVFFCQPEGCLSVRQRRMSLRDDTSFVFTLTDKDTGVTRYGICVNFYRSFQKRMPKEKGEGGAGSRGKEGSRATCASEEVGTETSETGLSLQPPSADPAPDVNQSPRVKPRAKAGSRSRNSTLTSLCVLSHYPFFSTFRECLYTLKRLVDCCSERLLGKKLGIPRGIQRDTMWRIFTGSLLVEEKSSALLHDLREIEAWIYRLLRSPVPVSGQKRVDIEVLPQELQQALTFALPDPSRFTLVDFPLHLPLELLGVDACLQVLTCILLEHKVVLQSRDYNALSMSVMAFVAMIYPLEYMFPVIPLLPTCMASAEQLLLAPTPYIIGVPASFFLYKLDFKMPDDVWLVDLDSNRVIAPTNAEVLPTLPEPESLELKKHLKQALASMSLNTQPILNLEKFHEGQEIPLLLGRPSNDLQSTPSTEFNPLIYGNDVDSVDVATRVAMVRFFNSPNVLQGFQMHTRTLRLFPRPVVAFQAGSFLASRPRQTPFAEKLARTQAVEYFGEWILNPTNYAFQRIHNNMFDPALIGDKPKWYAHQLQPIHYRVYDSNSQLAEALSVPPERDSDSEPTDDSGSDSMDYDDSSSSYSSLGDFVSEMMKCDINGDTPNVDPLTHAALGDASEVKIDELQNQKESEEAGPDSENSQENPPLRSSSSTTASSSPSTVIHGANAEPADSTEVDDKASVGVSKPLSAVPPSMGKSNMDRRQTEIGEGSVRRRTYDNPYFEPQYGLPPEEDDDEQGESYTPRFSQHVNGNRAQKLLRPNSLKLASDSEAESDSRASSPTSTISNNSTEGFGGIMSFASSLYRNHSTSFSLSNLTLPTKGAREKTTPFPSLKVFGLNTLMEIVTEAGPGSGEGNRRALVDQKSSVIKHSPTVKREPPSPQGRSSNSSENQQFLKEVVHSVLDGQGVGWLNMKKVRRLLESEQLRVFVLSKLNRSVQSEDDARQDAIPDVEVSRKVYKGMLDLLKCTVLSLEQSYAHAGLGGMASIFGLLEIAQTHYYSKEPDKRKKSPTESVNTPVGKDPGLSGRGDPKAMAQLRVPQLGPRAPSAAGKGPRELDTRSLKEENFVASVELWNKHQEVKKQKALEKQRPEVIKSVFETEEKKSQISADSGVSLTSGSQRTDPDSVIGVSPAVMVRSSSQDSEVSNSSGETLGADSDLSSNAGDGPGGEGSAHLASSRGTLSDSEIETNSATSTIFGKAHSLKPSVKEKLVGSPVRSSEDVSQRVYLYEGLLGRDKGSMWDQLEDAAMETFSISKERSTLWDQMQFWEDAFLDAVMLEREGMGMDQGPQEMIDRYLSLGEHDRKRLEDDEDRLLATLLHNLISYMLLMKVNKNDIRKKVRRLMGKSHIGLVYSQQINEVLDQLANLNGRDLAIRSSGSRHMKKQTFVVHAGTDTNGDIFFMEVCDDCVVLRSNIGTVYERWWYEKLINMTYCPKTKVLCLWRRNGSETQLNKFYTKKCRELYYCVKDSMERAAARQQSIKPGPELGGEFPVQDMKTGEGGLLQVTLEGINLKFMHSQERKVFIELNHIKKCNTVRGVFVLEEFVPEIKEVVSHKYKTPMAHEICYSVLCLFSYVAAVRSREEDLRTPPRPVSS